GGCGGTGGAAGAAGTATTCGGAATTGAGGCGGAACTGCTCAACGACGACCGTCTGGGCCGGGCCCTGGACGCCATCGCCCCGCGGCTGAGAGAGCTCACCGACAGCATCGGGGCCCAGGCGATCGGCGAGTTCGGCATCGATGTGTCCACGTTCCACTGGGACATGACATCCATGTCGCTCTACGGCGCCTACCCGGCCGATGACCAGGACGAGGAGTATCCCCGCATCAGACACGGCCATCCCAAGGACCGCCGCTACGACCTCAAGCAGATCCAGACCGGCCTGGCGGTGACCGGCGACGGCGGTATCCCCCTGCTGTCCCGCGTCATCGACGGCGGAGCCGCGGAGATCTCCCAGATCACCGGCACCATGAACGCTCTGCGCGCGATGGCCGGACCGAAGAAGTTCCTGCTGATCGCCGACTCCAAGCTGATCTCATACGGCAACGTCACCGCCCTGATCGGGGCCGGGACCGATTTCATCGCCCCGGCCCCCGCTTCCAGGGTCGACGACGCCGTCTACGCCGCCCTCGACCTCGAGACGGCCACCGTCGTGGACTACACCCCCGCCCGCGACGAGAACACCCCCGCCGCAGCGCGTGAGACCTACCGGGTCCTGGAAGACATCCACCTTGTGACCGGGCCCCGCAAGAGCGATCCCCCGCTCCAGGTACGCCGGATCCTGGTGCACTCCACCGGCAACGCCAAAGGCCAGCAGCGGGCCCGCGAGAAACGCCTGGCCAAGGCCCGCGAAGACCTCGACAAGCTCCAGCACTCTGCCGGCGGCCGCTACTACAGCACCGCAGAGAAGATCGCCGCACGCCTCGGCGTGATCACCCGCACCCGCCGGGTCTCCGGCTGCCTGCACACCGAGATCACCACCGACGAAACCGGACGGCCCGCCCTGTCCTGGCACTTCGATCAGGACGTGCTCCAGGCCGAAGCCGCCGTCGACGGCTGGTACGCGCTGCTGGCCACCCTCACCCCCGAACAGGCCGATCCCGGCGAAGTACTACGCCGCCACAAAGGCCAGGGCACCGTCGAGCGCCGATACAGCGACTTCAAGGGCCCCCTGGCCGTCACCCCTGTCTTCGTGCAGGACAACAAACGCGTCGCCGCACTGATCACAGTGATCTGCCTGGCCCTGCTGCTGTTCTGCCTGATCGAACGCCAGGTCCGCCGAGCCCTCGGCGGCGACCAGAAGATGCAGGGGCTCTACCCCGGCAACCAGAGGGTGCGGCCCACCGGCCGGATGATCCTCTACCACCTGTCCGACCTGCGGCTACGGGTCGGCAGCGCCACCGACCCACCCGTCATCGCCATCACCCGGGGCATCCAGCTCCACCTCCTCGACCTCCTCGGCCTGGAACCCACACATCCCCGCTGGCCAGAGACCTGAACGAACTACCCGCGAAGTACAGAGCTAGAAGATCACTGAAAATCTGGGTTCTGGCCTCGCGTGTGCTGACGCGGGGCCAGACTGCTGTGTATGCAGGGGGAATGGGATGGCGAGAGCGTCGGCGAGGACGTGTGGGAGACCTGCCGGGAGTTGATCCCGGCCGGGGGTGTGTTCGCGTTCCTGGCCGAGCACCGCGGGGTGCTGTTCCCCGGGTCGATGTTCGCGGACATGTACCCGTCCACGAACGGGCGGCCGTCGCTGCCGCCGCAGGTCCTGGCCGTGACGGTGGTGCTGCAGAGCCTGCACGGGCTCTCCGACTTCGAGGTCGTTCAGGAACTGCGCTGTGACCTGCGGTGGAAGGCCGCCTGCGGGCTCGGCTTGCACGACACTGCGTTCGATCCGTCCCTTCTGACCTACTTCCGCCGCCGCCTGCAGCGCTCCAGTGACCCGAACCGGCTGTTCCACAAGGTCAGAGAGGTCATCGCGGCCACCGGCGTCCTCAAAGGCAAGCAGCGCCGTGCCCTGGACTCCACCGTGTTGGATGACGCGGTCGCCACCCAGGACACCGTCACCCAGCTCATCGCCGCGATCCGCAGGGTCATCCGCGAGGTCCCCCACGCCGAGCGGACCGCCGCGACCTGGTGCACCGCCCACGACTACACCGACCCCGGCAAGCCGAAGATCGCGTGGAACGACGAGCAGGCCCGCACCCGCCTGATCGACGCCCTGGTCACCGACGCACTGAACCTGCTGGGCCGCCTGCCCGAGCAGGAACTCGGGGAAGCCGCGGCGAACGCCGTCGGGCTGCTGGCCCTGGTCGCGGGCCAGGACGTGGAGCCCGCCGACGACTCCGACGGCCGCGACGGGCGCTGGCGCATCGCCCGGGGCACCGTCCGCGACCGCACCGTGTCCACGGTCGACCCCGAAGCCCGTCACATCCACAAGAACCGGACCCGCCACCAGGAAGGATTCCGCGCCCACGTGGCCTTCGAGCCCGAGGCGGGAGTGTTCACCGAGGTCGCGCTGACCGCCGGCAGCGGGGCCGGCAACCACGAGGCAGCCGTCGCCCGCGACCTCCTCGCCGACGAGGACGCGCCGGTCACCGCCCTGGGCGATGCCGCCTACGGCACCGGCGACCTGCGCGAACACCTCCAGGACCTGGGCCACGACCTGGTCCTGAAGCCCCCACCGCTCAAACCGGCGGTCCCCGGCGGGTTCACCGCCGATGAGTTCACCGTCGACACCGAACAGGGACACGTCACCTGCCCCGCCGGACACACCGCACGGCTCGGCCGGCCACTGGCCAACGGCGCACGCCAGGCCCAGTTCAAGAAACTGTGCGCCACCTGCCCGCTCAAGGACCGCTGCACCCGCTCCAAGACCGGCCGTGTCTTCAGCGTCCACGCCCAGTACGACGACTCTGTTGCTGAATTCGTCAGCTGGTGAGTTGGTAGCTGAGGCGCTCGAGTCGGCTGGTGCGGGGCTGGTGTATTGGGCCGGTGGTCCACCAGGCGTCGAGGCGGACGATGTTGAGGGCGGTGGCGGAGAAGGCGTTTTGGAGGGTGGCTTTCGGCAGGCCGCGGTAGCGGGCCCGGCGGATGCCGGTGATGTCGAGGGCCTGGTTGACGGTGCCCTCGACGCCCGCGCGGAGGGCGTACTTGGTCCGCCAGGACTCGGTGTTCTGCTCGGCGCGGGCCGCGGTGGTGTGTTCGTGGAGTTCACGGGGGCGCAGGGTGAGCATGCGGGTGCCGCGGATCGAGTTGGTGCAGTTGACCTGGGTGGGGCAGGAGTGACAGTCGGCGCGGGCGAAGTCGATCACGATGGCGTCGCGGCCGTGCTGGGTGACCGGATACCAGCCGGCGCTGGTGGCACCCTGGGGGCAGCGGACCTGTCGGGTCTTCCAGTCGATGCGGAAGGCGCTCTTGTCGAAGCCCTCGGCGGCCTTGGCCTGGGGTGAGTGGTCGGCCAGGAGCGGGGTGATCATGGTGATGCCCCGGCGCGCGGCTTCCACGACCAGGTCGACGGAGGGATACCCGGAGTCGAGGTAGTGCTCGCCCGGTGCGACCTGCCGGGCGGCCAGGTTCCGCTGGATGGGCGCGGTGGCCTTGACGTCGGGAACCGTCGCCGTGGTGGTGTGCACATCGGTGATCAGCCGCGGCACACCCCTACCGGCTTCGGCTTCGGCTTCGGCTTCGGTGGGACTGTCGCAGGCCTCGGTGAGGTGGACCTTGTATCCCATCCAGAAAAGGTCTTCGCCCTTGGCCGACCAACGGGCGTCGGGGTCGTAAGGGGAGGCCAGGCGGATATGGCCGGGCGGGACGCCCTCGTCGTCGGCGTCCCGCTTCTTGACCACCTCCCGTCCCCGGGCATCGGTGCGAACGCTGTAGGTCTGCACGAGGACCTGCCGCATCAGGGCCACCGCGTCGATCTCGCGGACCCACCGCGGGGCATCGTCCGCCCAGGCGGCCCGGCACAAGGTCAGCGCGTCCTGGCCGAAGACCTGGGCGAGCCGGTCCCGCTTGGTCTTCGAGCGCGGCATCGTCCAGCTGTCGACGCGCGGTCCGTAGCGTTCGGCGAACTCGGCGACGTCGATCGCCCCGGCAAGCCAGGACGGCGCTGCGACGGCCAGGACCTCCAGCGCGGACCGCACACTCTCCCCGGCCAGTTCGGTGCGGTTCAGGTCGCGGACCGCGCTGATCACGTGGGTGGAGTCGGTGCGCTGTTTGCCGCCGGCCTTGATCAGCCCGGCCTCGCGGCAGTGCTCGACCAGCCGGTCGAAGACCGTCCGTTCCAGGCCGTGCCCGACCAGCCGGGCACGGAACTTCGACAGCGCGGAGAAGTCGAAGCCGGTATCGGACAACTCCTTGCCCAGCGCGTACTTCCACGACAGACGGTCCCGCGAGGCGTCCGCGGCCTGCCGATCGGTGAGGTTCTCCGTGAACTGCAGCACTGTCACCAGGGCGAGCAGAGCAGGGGACTGGGCGGGAGCCCCACGGTCGGGAAACGCATCGGTGAACAAGGCGTCGTCGAAGACCTCGGCGAGGTGGTCACGCAGACGCATCGGCAGGCTGGCACCAGGGAAAGCCGCGCGGGCCGTCCTGGCGGTCTCCTCAGGAACAGGCGGCAATCCCCCCGGTCGCATGGACACCGCACCTACCCCCTGCGGCCGGGGCAGACAGAACGACCGCACCAACGATCATGCCGAACCGCCCCGTACCCCCGCAGGCATTCAGCAACAGAGTCTACGACCTGCTCAAAGCCGCCCGCGACCAGGCCGCCACCGACCCCCACTGGCAGGCCGAGTACCGCCGATGGCGACCACCGGTCGAGCGTGCCATCGCCTGGCTCGTCGCCAAAGGCAACCGCCGCGTCCCCTACCGAGGCGTCATCAAGAACAACACCTGGCTCCACAACCGCGCCGCCGCCCTCAACCTCCGCCGCCTGATCAACCTCGGACTCACCCGCACAGGCGGCACCTGGACGATCACCCCGGCCACCGCATAACGCGAGGAGCCACCCAGCCCAACACCGGACGGCCCCTCGAACAAGATTTTCAGGAGCGTTCTAGAACCAGTTGACGGTGAGCGGGAACGCGGTGGTGACGGTGGTGCCGGTGCTGTCGGTGGCGGTCGCCGTGACCTGGACCGTGCCGCTGCCCCACGGCTTGCCGGAGATGCGTCCCGAGGCGGCGTCGACGGTCAGGCCCCAGGGCAGGCCGGTGGCCGCGTACCGGTAGGCGGGCTTGCCGCCGGTGGCGGTGAGCTGGATGGTGCAGGACTGGTTGAACTTGCAGGTCTGAGGGCCGGGGTTGGCCAGCTTCAGATCACCCGGAGTGGGGGTGGGGGTCGGCGTGGGGGCCGGTGTCGGGGTGGGCGTCGGGGTGGGCGTGGGGGTCGGGGTGGGTTCCGTCGAGGTGTCGAACACCTCTCTGATCGGCTGGACGTTGGCCGCGTTGCCCGCGTGCGTCGCCGTGCCGAAGAGGTCCTCGAAGGTCCGCAGCAGGTGGTGGTGGTTGAAGGCCGTGGCGTACTTGCCCGTCTTGACCTTCGCGCCGTGGAAGACCGTGGCGATCTGGTTGGAGCCGAGGTAGTTGTCCTCGTCCCAAGTGAGCACCAGAAGACTGTTGTTGGCCTTCGCCCACTGGGCGTAGGCGTCGATGTTGTTCCTCGTCCAGGTGTCCCCCGTGTTCACGGAGCACGAGTGCATGTCGTTGCACTGGTTGGGGACCACGAAGGAGAGGTTCGGCAGCGCCGCGAAGTTGTTCTGCGGGAACTGCGCCCATGTCTTGCCGGTGTTCAGCGGCACGTTCTTGAAGGCGAACCACGGGTTGTGCTTCTGCGCGTACTGGCCGTTCGTGCAGGCCGTGGACCCTTCGCTCGGCAGGTCCTCGTTGTACGTCGCGAAGGTCTTGCCCGCGGCGATCAGCTCCTGGCCGAGGTTCGGCGCGGTCATCGACTGCGGGGTGTAGCAGCCGTCGCCCGTGATGCCCTGGGTGGCGCCGGAGAAGAGGTTGAAGTAGTTCGGCTGGCTGGGGTGGGTCAGCGCCTTCATGCCGGT
Above is a genomic segment from Streptomyces sp. NBC_01233 containing:
- a CDS encoding IS1634 family transposase, with the translated sequence MECVVTSVVEKRLGALPVAAEFLRRLDVAGTVDRLCPGRDIAHVTHGQVIEVLVANRLTAPAPLWRVDRWAREWAVEEVFGIEAELLNDDRLGRALDAIAPRLRELTDSIGAQAIGEFGIDVSTFHWDMTSMSLYGAYPADDQDEEYPRIRHGHPKDRRYDLKQIQTGLAVTGDGGIPLLSRVIDGGAAEISQITGTMNALRAMAGPKKFLLIADSKLISYGNVTALIGAGTDFIAPAPASRVDDAVYAALDLETATVVDYTPARDENTPAAARETYRVLEDIHLVTGPRKSDPPLQVRRILVHSTGNAKGQQRAREKRLAKAREDLDKLQHSAGGRYYSTAEKIAARLGVITRTRRVSGCLHTEITTDETGRPALSWHFDQDVLQAEAAVDGWYALLATLTPEQADPGEVLRRHKGQGTVERRYSDFKGPLAVTPVFVQDNKRVAALITVICLALLLFCLIERQVRRALGGDQKMQGLYPGNQRVRPTGRMILYHLSDLRLRVGSATDPPVIAITRGIQLHLLDLLGLEPTHPRWPET
- a CDS encoding transposase produces the protein MQGEWDGESVGEDVWETCRELIPAGGVFAFLAEHRGVLFPGSMFADMYPSTNGRPSLPPQVLAVTVVLQSLHGLSDFEVVQELRCDLRWKAACGLGLHDTAFDPSLLTYFRRRLQRSSDPNRLFHKVREVIAATGVLKGKQRRALDSTVLDDAVATQDTVTQLIAAIRRVIREVPHAERTAATWCTAHDYTDPGKPKIAWNDEQARTRLIDALVTDALNLLGRLPEQELGEAAANAVGLLALVAGQDVEPADDSDGRDGRWRIARGTVRDRTVSTVDPEARHIHKNRTRHQEGFRAHVAFEPEAGVFTEVALTAGSGAGNHEAAVARDLLADEDAPVTALGDAAYGTGDLREHLQDLGHDLVLKPPPLKPAVPGGFTADEFTVDTEQGHVTCPAGHTARLGRPLANGARQAQFKKLCATCPLKDRCTRSKTGRVFSVHAQYDDSVAEFVSW
- a CDS encoding IS1182 family transposase, with the protein product MRPGGLPPVPEETARTARAAFPGASLPMRLRDHLAEVFDDALFTDAFPDRGAPAQSPALLALVTVLQFTENLTDRQAADASRDRLSWKYALGKELSDTGFDFSALSKFRARLVGHGLERTVFDRLVEHCREAGLIKAGGKQRTDSTHVISAVRDLNRTELAGESVRSALEVLAVAAPSWLAGAIDVAEFAERYGPRVDSWTMPRSKTKRDRLAQVFGQDALTLCRAAWADDAPRWVREIDAVALMRQVLVQTYSVRTDARGREVVKKRDADDEGVPPGHIRLASPYDPDARWSAKGEDLFWMGYKVHLTEACDSPTEAEAEAEAGRGVPRLITDVHTTTATVPDVKATAPIQRNLAARQVAPGEHYLDSGYPSVDLVVEAARRGITMITPLLADHSPQAKAAEGFDKSAFRIDWKTRQVRCPQGATSAGWYPVTQHGRDAIVIDFARADCHSCPTQVNCTNSIRGTRMLTLRPRELHEHTTAARAEQNTESWRTKYALRAGVEGTVNQALDITGIRRARYRGLPKATLQNAFSATALNIVRLDAWWTTGPIHQPRTSRLERLSYQLTS
- a CDS encoding alkaline phosphatase family protein, which produces MPTPSPSPRAEMRRRARWSALVAGLGALGLLGAFTVANSQAAEGGSAAPAAAAAALPTYDHVVVVVYENKQYGEIIGSANAPYVNQLANGGASLTGMKALTHPSQPNYFNLFSGATQGITGDGCYTPQSMTAPNLGQELIAAGKTFATYNEDLPSEGSTACTNGQYAQKHNPWFAFKNVPLNTGKTWAQFPQNNFAALPNLSFVVPNQCNDMHSCSVNTGDTWTRNNIDAYAQWAKANNSLLVLTWDEDNYLGSNQIATVFHGAKVKTGKYATAFNHHHLLRTFEDLFGTATHAGNAANVQPIREVFDTSTEPTPTPTPTPTPTPTPAPTPTPTPTPGDLKLANPGPQTCKFNQSCTIQLTATGGKPAYRYAATGLPWGLTVDAASGRISGKPWGSGTVQVTATATDSTGTTVTTAFPLTVNWF